A genomic segment from Pseudomonas mendocina encodes:
- the fpr gene encoding ferredoxin-NADP reductase encodes MSNMNVERVLSVHHWNDTLFSFKCTRDPGLRFENGQFVMIGLQQDNGRPLMRAYSIASPNWEEHLEFFSIKVPDGPLTSQLQHLKEGDEIIISKKPTGTLVLDDLNPGKHLYLLSTGTGLAPFMSVIQDPETYERFEKVILVHGVRYVNEVAYREFITEHLPQNEFFGDALKDKLIYYPTVTREPFENQGRLTDLMRSGKLFADIGLPPINPQDDRAMICGSPSMLDETSEVLDSFGLKISPRMREPGDYLIERAFVEK; translated from the coding sequence ATGAGCAATATGAACGTCGAGCGCGTGCTCAGCGTCCACCACTGGAACGATACGCTGTTCAGCTTCAAGTGCACCCGTGATCCGGGGCTGCGCTTCGAGAATGGCCAGTTCGTGATGATCGGCCTGCAACAGGACAATGGCCGTCCGCTGATGCGCGCGTACTCCATCGCCAGCCCGAACTGGGAAGAACATCTGGAATTCTTCAGCATCAAGGTGCCGGATGGCCCTCTGACCTCGCAGCTGCAGCACCTGAAGGAAGGCGACGAGATCATCATCAGCAAGAAACCCACCGGCACCCTGGTGCTCGATGACCTCAACCCCGGCAAGCACCTGTACCTGCTGAGCACCGGTACCGGCCTGGCACCGTTCATGAGCGTGATTCAGGATCCGGAAACCTACGAGCGCTTCGAGAAGGTGATCCTGGTCCACGGCGTGCGCTACGTGAACGAAGTCGCCTACCGTGAGTTCATCACCGAGCACCTCCCGCAGAATGAATTCTTCGGTGATGCGCTGAAGGACAAGCTGATCTACTACCCAACCGTGACCCGTGAGCCGTTCGAGAATCAGGGCCGTCTGACCGACCTGATGCGCAGCGGCAAGCTGTTCGCCGACATCGGTTTGCCGCCGATCAACCCGCAGGATGATCGTGCCATGATCTGCGGCAGCCCGAGCATGCTCGACGAGACCAGCGAAGTGCTCGACAGCTTCGGCCTGAAGATTTCCCCACGTATGCGTGAGCCGGGGGACTACTTGATCGAGCGCGCCTTCGTCGAGAAATAA
- a CDS encoding LysR family transcriptional regulator, with translation MKAPRVTLDQWRTLQAVVDQGGFAQAAEVLHRSQSSVSYTVARMQEQLGVPLLRIDGRKAVLTEAGDVLLRRSRQLVKQASQLEDLAHHMEQGWEAEVRLVVDAAYPTANLVRALTAFMPQSRGCRVRLREEVLSGVEEVLLEGTADLAISALNITGHLGIELNEVEFVAVANPEHPLHRLQRELSFQDLEGQMQVVTRDSGRLQPRDAGWLGAEQRWTVGSLPTARTFVSSGLGFAWLPRHLIAREVQEGLLKPLPLAQGGIRKPRFFLYSNKERVLGPATQILIELIKNFDSAPLDAAFAAPQPAN, from the coding sequence ATGAAAGCTCCTCGCGTAACCCTGGATCAATGGCGCACGCTGCAAGCCGTGGTGGATCAGGGCGGCTTCGCCCAGGCGGCCGAAGTGCTGCACCGCTCGCAGTCCTCGGTCAGCTATACCGTGGCACGTATGCAGGAACAGCTCGGTGTACCGCTGCTGCGCATCGACGGACGCAAGGCCGTGCTCACCGAGGCCGGTGACGTGTTGCTGCGCCGCTCGCGACAACTGGTCAAGCAGGCCAGCCAGCTGGAAGACCTGGCCCACCACATGGAACAGGGGTGGGAAGCGGAAGTACGCCTGGTGGTGGACGCCGCCTACCCCACGGCCAATCTTGTCCGCGCCTTGACCGCCTTCATGCCGCAGAGCCGCGGTTGCCGGGTACGATTGCGCGAGGAAGTGTTGTCCGGAGTCGAGGAAGTGTTGCTCGAAGGCACTGCCGACCTCGCCATCAGCGCGCTGAACATCACCGGTCATCTGGGTATCGAGCTGAACGAAGTAGAATTCGTCGCCGTCGCCAACCCGGAGCACCCGCTACATCGTCTGCAGCGTGAGCTTAGCTTTCAGGATCTGGAAGGCCAGATGCAGGTGGTCACTCGTGACAGCGGGCGCCTGCAACCACGTGATGCTGGCTGGCTGGGCGCGGAGCAACGCTGGACGGTCGGCAGCCTGCCCACTGCCCGCACCTTCGTCAGCAGCGGCCTGGGCTTCGCCTGGCTGCCGCGCCACCTGATCGCCCGGGAAGTGCAGGAAGGCCTGCTGAAACCGCTGCCACTGGCGCAGGGCGGCATCCGCAAACCGCGCTTCTTCCTCTACAGCAACAAAGAGCGGGTGCTCGGCCCGGCCACGCAGATTCTCATCGAACTGATCAAGAACTTCGACAGTGCTCCGCTTGACGCCGCCTTCGCCGCTCCGCAGCCCGCCAACTGA
- a CDS encoding FMN-dependent NADH-azoreductase, with protein MSRVLVIESSARQQGSVSRELTQQFIAKWQAAHPADQIQVRDLAAEPVPHLDATLLGGWMTPSEQQSEAEKAALARSNQLTDELLAADVLVLAAPMYNFAIPSTLKAWLDHVLRAGVTFKYTETGPQGLLTGKRAFVLTARGGIYAGSGLDHQEPYLRQALAFIGIHDVQFIHAEGLNLGAEFSEKGLAQAKAKLAEVA; from the coding sequence ATGTCCCGTGTTCTCGTAATCGAAAGCAGTGCCCGCCAGCAAGGTTCGGTCTCCCGCGAGCTGACTCAGCAATTCATCGCCAAGTGGCAGGCGGCGCACCCGGCTGACCAGATTCAGGTCCGCGACCTGGCGGCAGAGCCCGTGCCGCACCTCGATGCCACACTGCTGGGTGGTTGGATGACCCCGAGCGAACAGCAGAGCGAGGCGGAAAAAGCGGCGTTGGCGCGTTCCAACCAACTCACCGACGAACTGCTGGCTGCCGATGTATTGGTCCTGGCTGCGCCGATGTACAACTTCGCCATTCCCAGCACTCTCAAGGCCTGGCTGGACCATGTACTACGCGCCGGCGTGACCTTCAAGTACACCGAAACCGGCCCGCAAGGGCTGCTGACCGGCAAGCGCGCTTTCGTGCTGACTGCTCGCGGCGGCATTTACGCCGGCAGCGGCCTGGATCACCAGGAACCCTACCTGCGTCAGGCGCTGGCCTTCATCGGTATTCATGACGTGCAGTTCATCCACGCCGAAGGCCTGAATCTGGGCGCCGAGTTCAGCGAAAAAGGTCTGGCGCAGGCCAAGGCCAAGCTGGCTGAAGTGGCTTGA
- a CDS encoding anti-virulence regulator CigR family protein, translating into MLTKPQATLSIGLCILLATSPVLANPPPGKGKPGHQHDGGVQIDLRGPSVDIGQVRIVLGENRQLIGPTSSLPPGIAKNLARGKPLPPGIAKNFDSRLTSRLPYYEGYEWKQIGRDVVLVAIATGIVYEILRNVLD; encoded by the coding sequence ATGCTTACCAAACCCCAGGCAACGCTCAGCATTGGCCTGTGTATCCTGCTCGCCACCTCGCCAGTGCTGGCCAACCCGCCCCCCGGTAAAGGCAAGCCTGGCCATCAGCATGATGGTGGCGTGCAGATCGACCTGCGCGGCCCGAGCGTGGATATCGGCCAGGTGCGCATCGTGCTCGGTGAGAATCGCCAGTTGATCGGCCCCACTTCATCACTACCGCCAGGCATCGCCAAGAACCTCGCTCGAGGCAAGCCGCTGCCTCCCGGCATCGCCAAGAACTTCGATAGCCGCCTGACTTCGCGCCTGCCCTATTACGAGGGCTACGAATGGAAGCAGATCGGCCGTGACGTCGTGCTGGTCGCCATCGCGACCGGCATCGTCTACGAAATCCTGCGCAACGTCCTGGACTGA
- a CDS encoding dihydrofolate reductase family protein: MNPSLIYHVTSSLDGYIARPDGRLDWFDSLRQADEEYSFQYFYSGIDALLMGRVTYEALLQRGGPWPYPGKPCVVLTRLALPRASDEIQLTHCTPAQAVAALNEAGFQRIWLVGGSLLAGNCYTAGLIDEVVINLVPHLLGAGVPLLATGMERSLTLSEQRRFDSGTLQLHYQVQKQSNALTQMPTPRISAA, from the coding sequence ATGAACCCGTCCCTGATCTACCACGTCACCTCCAGCCTCGATGGCTACATCGCTCGTCCCGATGGCCGCCTCGACTGGTTCGACTCGTTGCGTCAGGCTGATGAAGAGTACAGTTTCCAGTACTTCTATTCGGGCATCGATGCGCTGCTGATGGGCCGGGTCACCTACGAAGCGCTGCTCCAGCGCGGCGGCCCCTGGCCCTACCCCGGCAAACCCTGCGTAGTGTTGACTCGCCTGGCCCTGCCGCGCGCCAGCGATGAGATCCAGCTGACCCACTGCACACCAGCCCAAGCGGTCGCGGCCTTGAACGAGGCCGGCTTTCAACGCATCTGGCTGGTCGGCGGCAGCCTGCTCGCCGGCAACTGCTACACCGCCGGGCTGATCGACGAAGTGGTGATCAATCTGGTGCCTCACCTGCTTGGTGCCGGCGTTCCGCTACTGGCCACCGGCATGGAGCGCAGCCTGACACTGAGCGAGCAACGTCGGTTCGACAGTGGCACCCTGCAGCTGCATTACCAGGTGCAGAAGCAGAGCAATGCGCTAACGCAGATGCCCACCCCGCGCATCAGCGCAGCTTGA
- a CDS encoding peptidylprolyl isomerase A: MLKQLVLATGALLLSSSLLAAENPKVLLTTSLGEVEVELAADKAPVSTQNFLKYVDSGFYNGTQFHRVIPGFMIQGGGFDADMHQKDTDAPIKNEADNGLHNVRGTLAMARTQVRDSATSQFFINHKDNAFLDHSSRDFGYAVFGKVTRGMDVVDKIAQVPTSNRGMHQNVPREPVLIIDAKRL; this comes from the coding sequence ATGCTCAAGCAACTCGTTCTCGCCACCGGCGCCCTGCTGCTGTCGTCCAGCCTGCTGGCTGCGGAAAATCCCAAGGTGTTGCTGACCACTAGCCTGGGTGAAGTGGAAGTGGAACTGGCCGCCGACAAGGCACCGGTCAGCACGCAGAACTTCCTCAAGTACGTCGACAGTGGCTTCTACAATGGCACCCAGTTCCATCGGGTGATTCCGGGCTTCATGATCCAGGGCGGTGGTTTCGATGCCGACATGCACCAGAAGGACACCGACGCACCGATCAAGAACGAGGCCGACAATGGCCTGCACAACGTACGTGGCACCCTGGCCATGGCCCGGACTCAGGTACGCGACTCGGCCACCAGCCAGTTCTTCATCAACCACAAGGACAACGCCTTCCTCGACCACAGCTCGCGCGACTTCGGCTACGCCGTGTTCGGCAAGGTGACCCGTGGCATGGACGTGGTGGACAAGATCGCCCAGGTCCCCACCAGCAACCGCGGCATGCACCAGAACGTACCGCGCGAGCCAGTGCTGATCATCGACGCCAAGCGTCTTTAG
- the rarD gene encoding EamA family transporter RarD, which yields MQLSGRGVALSVGASMLFALLPGYVQWLNPLDGVQIFAQRVLWSIPLVLLLVVLTRQTASLRETFIRLRREPLLLAACPLAAALIGVQWGLFLWAPLAGHMLEVSMGYFLLPLAMVLTGRLFYGERLRPLQQLAVTCAMLGVLHELWRTQAFSWLTLVTALGYPPYFMLRRWMRLDALSGFVLEMLMLAPLAIWLIIAYGPAGAFAERPQLWLLVPVMALIGTLAFAAYMASSRLLPLGLFGILSYVEPVLLFGVALLVLGETFDAGQWLTYLPIWAAVLLVGWDSARLLRKQRENVKLR from the coding sequence ATGCAATTGTCTGGACGCGGTGTGGCGCTGTCGGTTGGTGCCTCGATGTTGTTCGCCTTGTTACCGGGCTACGTGCAGTGGCTGAACCCGCTTGATGGTGTGCAGATATTCGCGCAGCGCGTGCTCTGGTCGATTCCTCTGGTTCTACTGCTGGTCGTGTTGACGCGGCAAACAGCTTCGCTGCGCGAGACCTTCATACGCCTTCGCCGTGAACCGCTTTTGCTGGCCGCCTGCCCGCTGGCAGCGGCGCTGATCGGTGTGCAGTGGGGGCTGTTTCTCTGGGCACCGCTGGCCGGGCACATGCTGGAAGTGTCCATGGGCTACTTCCTGCTGCCGTTAGCGATGGTGCTGACCGGACGACTGTTCTATGGCGAGCGCTTGCGCCCGTTGCAACAGCTGGCGGTGACTTGCGCCATGCTCGGTGTGTTGCACGAGCTTTGGCGTACTCAGGCGTTCTCCTGGCTGACGTTGGTCACCGCGCTGGGCTATCCGCCTTATTTCATGTTACGCCGCTGGATGCGCCTGGATGCTCTGTCCGGCTTCGTGTTGGAGATGCTGATGCTGGCGCCGTTGGCGATCTGGCTGATCATCGCCTATGGCCCCGCAGGGGCATTTGCCGAACGCCCGCAGCTGTGGTTGCTGGTGCCGGTGATGGCCCTGATCGGTACCCTGGCGTTTGCCGCTTACATGGCGTCCAGCAGGCTGCTGCCTCTCGGGCTATTCGGCATTCTCAGCTATGTCGAGCCGGTGCTGTTGTTCGGCGTGGCGCTACTGGTGCTGGGTGAGACGTTCGATGCGGGGCAATGGCTGACCTACCTGCCGATCTGGGCGGCTGTGTTGCTGGTCGGTTGGGACAGCGCACGGCTGCTGCGCAAGCAGCGCGAGAACGTCAAGCTGCGCTGA
- a CDS encoding ABC transporter ATP-binding protein → MLFRRFESLIDVFKPSPDVAPPDGMLRFYGHYLKQVWPLMVAVLVVGFFAALIEVALFSFLGQLIDMAQASTDASTFFEEHQRELLWMLLVALVIRPVVFGLHNLLTHQAVNPGLTNLVRWQNHRYVLKQSLSFFQNDFAGRIAQRVMQTGPSLRDSAMQVIDALWHVVVYAGSALYLFAAADLRLVVPLALWIVGYSAALWYFVPRIKARSAAASSARSKVMGRVVDGYSNIATLKLFAHSQEEESYAREAMQDLLDKFRLQSRTITALDFLITCLNGVLIVGTGALALWLWSHSLITTGAIALALGLVIRINNMAEWIMWVVNGIFENVGTVQDGMQTIVQPRQVLNRPDAKPIKVQQGGVRFEDIHFHYGKKGGVIAGLSIDIRPGEKIGLVGPSGAGKSTLVNLLLRLYDLESGRILIDDQDIATVTQESLRANIGVVTQDTSLLHRSIRDNLRYGKPGASDEELWEAVRKARADAFIPTLDDSQGGRGMDAQVGERGVKLSGGQRQRIAIARVLLKDAPILVLDEATSALDSEVEAAIQESLDSLMEGKTVIAIAHRLSTIARMDRLVAIDKGRVIETGTHTELIAQGGLYARLWQHQTGGFVGVE, encoded by the coding sequence ATGCTGTTTCGCCGCTTCGAATCCCTGATCGACGTCTTCAAGCCCAGCCCCGACGTCGCCCCGCCAGATGGCATGCTGCGCTTCTACGGCCACTACCTGAAACAGGTGTGGCCGCTGATGGTCGCCGTACTGGTCGTCGGCTTCTTCGCCGCCCTGATCGAGGTGGCGCTGTTCAGCTTCCTAGGCCAATTGATCGACATGGCTCAGGCCAGCACGGACGCCAGCACCTTCTTCGAGGAGCACCAGCGCGAGTTGTTGTGGATGCTGCTGGTGGCACTGGTCATCCGCCCCGTGGTGTTCGGCCTGCACAACCTGCTCACCCATCAGGCCGTGAACCCCGGCCTGACCAATCTGGTTCGCTGGCAGAACCACCGCTACGTGCTCAAGCAGAGCCTGAGCTTCTTCCAGAACGACTTCGCCGGCCGCATCGCCCAGCGCGTGATGCAGACCGGCCCCTCGCTGCGCGACTCGGCAATGCAGGTGATCGACGCCCTGTGGCACGTGGTGGTCTATGCCGGCAGCGCGCTGTACCTGTTCGCCGCCGCCGACCTGCGCCTGGTGGTGCCGCTGGCGTTGTGGATCGTCGGCTACAGCGCGGCGCTGTGGTACTTCGTGCCACGCATCAAGGCACGCTCCGCCGCCGCCTCCTCGGCGCGCTCCAAGGTCATGGGCCGAGTGGTGGACGGCTACAGCAACATCGCCACGCTCAAGCTCTTCGCCCATTCACAGGAAGAGGAAAGCTACGCCCGCGAAGCCATGCAGGACCTGCTCGACAAGTTCCGCCTGCAGTCGCGCACCATCACGGCACTGGATTTTCTCATCACCTGCCTGAACGGCGTGCTGATCGTCGGCACCGGCGCCCTGGCCCTGTGGCTGTGGAGCCATTCACTGATCACCACCGGCGCGATTGCACTGGCGCTGGGCCTGGTGATTCGCATCAACAACATGGCCGAATGGATCATGTGGGTGGTCAACGGCATCTTCGAGAACGTCGGCACCGTGCAGGATGGCATGCAGACCATCGTCCAGCCGCGCCAGGTGCTCAATCGCCCGGACGCCAAACCGATCAAGGTGCAACAAGGCGGCGTGCGCTTCGAGGACATCCACTTCCACTACGGCAAGAAAGGTGGCGTGATCGCCGGCCTCAGCATCGATATTCGCCCCGGCGAGAAGATCGGTCTGGTCGGCCCCTCCGGCGCCGGCAAGTCGACCCTAGTCAACCTGCTGCTGCGCCTATACGACCTGGAAAGCGGCCGCATCCTGATCGACGACCAGGACATCGCCACGGTGACCCAGGAAAGCTTGCGCGCCAACATCGGCGTAGTGACCCAGGACACCTCACTGCTGCACCGCTCGATTCGCGACAACCTGCGCTACGGCAAACCCGGCGCCAGCGACGAGGAACTCTGGGAAGCGGTGCGCAAGGCGCGCGCCGATGCCTTCATACCCACCCTCGATGACAGCCAGGGCGGCCGCGGCATGGATGCTCAGGTCGGTGAACGCGGCGTGAAGCTATCCGGCGGTCAGCGTCAGCGCATCGCCATCGCCCGCGTGCTGCTCAAGGACGCGCCGATCCTGGTGCTGGACGAAGCCACATCGGCGCTGGATTCGGAAGTCGAAGCGGCCATTCAGGAAAGCCTGGACAGCCTGATGGAAGGCAAGACGGTAATCGCCATCGCCCACCGCCTGTCGACCATCGCACGCATGGATCGCCTTGTCGCGATCGACAAGGGCCGGGTCATCGAAACCGGCACCCACACCGAACTGATCGCTCAAGGCGGTCTCTATGCACGCTTGTGGCAGCACCAGACCGGTGGTTTCGTCGGGGTAGAGTGA
- a CDS encoding metal-dependent hydrolase has protein sequence MDSITQAVLGASIQGALLGRWQGRKALLYGAMLATVPDLDVVMDYGDAVANMTYHRGFSHSLFVLSGFALLLTWLARRFRPHPGYSANRLLLTLWLVLITHPLLDAFTSYGTQLFWPLMPTPTAWSSLFIIDPLYTVPLIAAVVISLFTGLREQSWRVPAVALAVSTLYIGFSLAGKFMAEQRVERELARQGIQAEQLFITPTPFNALLWRVIVLDGENYHEALAGWFDDEPPKLQRLPRGAHLRELLADSPMHQRLEWFTGGVLRYDQVGDRLIVTDLRLGMTGFHPFRFDFAHLQDGQWQVHERIDRLPFERGEVEHLALLFKRIWQPGLEVPLLAWASELQKPLLTETRSH, from the coding sequence ATGGACTCGATAACCCAGGCGGTACTCGGCGCCAGCATCCAGGGTGCGCTGCTCGGCCGCTGGCAGGGGCGCAAGGCGCTGCTTTACGGCGCAATGCTCGCCACTGTTCCCGACCTTGACGTGGTCATGGATTATGGCGATGCCGTGGCCAACATGACCTACCACCGCGGCTTCAGCCATTCGCTGTTCGTTCTGAGCGGCTTTGCTCTGCTGCTGACCTGGCTGGCCAGGCGCTTTCGCCCCCATCCCGGTTATTCGGCCAATCGCCTACTGCTGACGCTATGGCTGGTGCTGATCACTCACCCCTTGCTGGACGCCTTCACCAGCTACGGCACGCAGCTGTTCTGGCCCCTGATGCCGACGCCCACGGCCTGGTCCAGCCTGTTCATCATCGACCCGCTGTATACAGTGCCGCTGATCGCCGCCGTGGTAATCAGCCTGTTCACCGGCCTGCGCGAGCAGAGTTGGCGCGTACCTGCCGTGGCGCTGGCGGTGTCGACGCTGTACATCGGCTTCAGCCTGGCCGGCAAGTTCATGGCCGAGCAGCGAGTGGAGCGCGAGCTTGCGCGTCAGGGCATCCAGGCCGAGCAGCTGTTCATCACCCCAACACCGTTCAACGCTCTGCTATGGCGCGTCATCGTGCTGGACGGCGAGAACTATCACGAAGCCCTGGCCGGCTGGTTCGATGACGAGCCGCCAAAACTGCAGCGCCTGCCACGCGGCGCCCATCTACGCGAGCTTCTGGCCGACTCACCCATGCACCAGCGCCTGGAGTGGTTCACCGGTGGCGTGCTGCGTTACGACCAGGTGGGTGATCGCCTGATCGTCACCGACCTGCGCCTGGGCATGACCGGTTTTCATCCTTTCCGCTTCGACTTTGCCCACCTGCAGGACGGCCAATGGCAGGTGCATGAACGCATCGACCGACTGCCCTTCGAACGCGGCGAGGTCGAACACCTGGCACTGCTGTTCAAGCGTATCTGGCAACCTGGACTGGAGGTTCCACTGCTGGCCTGGGCCAGCGAGTTGCAGAAACCGCTTTTGACTGAGACTCGCTCGCACTAA
- a CDS encoding alpha/beta fold hydrolase: MPYFDNEGCQLHYEDYGHGQPLLLVHGLGSSTRDWEYQIPVLARHYRVIALDVRGHGRSDKPRGAYRIADFANDVAALIEFLQLPPVHLVGISMGGMIGFQLGVDRPELLRSLTIVNSGPEVKARSARDWLEIGKRWTLSRLLSLETIAKALAKLLFPKPEQAELRRKVEERWPQNDKRAYLASLDAIIGWGVRERLGRITCPTLVITADRDYTPVERKREYVAEMPDARLLVIENSRHATPLDQPERFNSALLAFLGEAANKEN; this comes from the coding sequence ATGCCCTATTTCGACAACGAAGGCTGTCAGCTGCACTACGAGGACTATGGTCACGGACAGCCGTTGCTGCTGGTGCATGGCCTGGGCTCGAGTACGCGTGATTGGGAATACCAGATTCCCGTCCTCGCCCGGCACTATCGAGTGATCGCTCTCGACGTGCGCGGTCACGGCCGTTCGGACAAGCCACGCGGTGCCTATCGCATCGCCGATTTCGCCAATGACGTGGCGGCGCTGATCGAATTCCTGCAACTGCCACCCGTGCACCTGGTGGGCATCTCCATGGGCGGCATGATCGGATTTCAACTCGGCGTCGACCGCCCAGAACTGCTGCGCAGCCTGACCATCGTCAACAGCGGCCCCGAGGTCAAGGCCAGAAGCGCGCGCGACTGGCTGGAGATCGGCAAACGCTGGACACTCTCACGCCTGCTCAGCCTGGAGACCATTGCCAAGGCATTGGCCAAGCTGCTGTTCCCCAAACCCGAGCAGGCAGAGCTGCGACGCAAGGTCGAAGAACGCTGGCCGCAAAACGACAAGCGCGCCTATCTCGCCAGCCTCGACGCCATCATCGGCTGGGGCGTGCGGGAACGCCTCGGACGCATCACCTGTCCTACGCTGGTGATCACAGCCGACCGCGACTACACGCCAGTTGAACGCAAACGTGAATACGTGGCAGAAATGCCCGATGCGCGTCTGCTGGTGATCGAAAATTCGCGCCACGCCACACCACTGGATCAACCCGAACGCTTTAATAGCGCTCTACTCGCCTTCCTCGGCGAGGCTGCCAACAAGGAAAACTGA
- a CDS encoding DEAD/DEAH box helicase, whose product MFAQFALHERLLKAVAELNFVEPTPVQAAAIPPALEGKDLRVIAQTGSGKTAAFVLPLLNRLLGDGNSKQCLSIRALILLPTRELAQQTLKEVERFAQFTFLKAGLVTGGEDFKVQAAMMRKIDILIGTPGRLIEHANAGNLPLDEVEVLVFDEADRMLDMGFAEDAQRLAEACGPHQTLLFSATTGGNGLREMVAKVLKEPQHLMLNSVSQLNEGTRQQIITADHNYHKEQLIDWLLANETYDKAIVFTNTRVQADRLYGKLVAAGGKAFVLHGEKDQKDRKLAIERLRQGAVRVLVATDVAARGLDVEGLDLVINFDMPRSGDEYVHRIGRTGRAGGEGLAVSLICHTDWNLMSSIERYLKQRFERRTIKELKGVYQGPKNLKASGKAAGSKKKKAEKKDPKKAAAPKRKTGPRPAGKPSALVSADGSAPLKRKKPAAE is encoded by the coding sequence GTGTTTGCCCAATTCGCCCTGCATGAACGCCTGCTGAAAGCCGTTGCCGAGCTTAACTTCGTCGAGCCGACTCCGGTGCAGGCGGCAGCGATTCCGCCTGCGCTGGAGGGCAAGGACCTGCGGGTGATTGCCCAGACCGGCAGCGGCAAGACCGCCGCGTTCGTCCTGCCGCTGCTCAATCGCCTGCTGGGTGACGGCAACTCCAAGCAGTGCCTGAGCATTCGCGCGCTGATCCTGCTGCCAACCCGCGAGCTGGCGCAGCAGACGCTCAAGGAAGTCGAGCGCTTCGCCCAGTTCACCTTTCTCAAGGCCGGTCTGGTCACCGGTGGCGAGGACTTCAAGGTGCAGGCTGCGATGATGCGCAAGATCGATATTCTCATCGGCACGCCGGGGCGTCTGATCGAGCATGCCAATGCCGGCAACCTGCCGCTGGATGAGGTCGAGGTGCTGGTGTTCGACGAGGCTGACCGCATGCTTGACATGGGCTTCGCCGAAGATGCCCAGCGCCTGGCCGAAGCCTGTGGCCCGCACCAGACCCTGCTGTTTTCCGCCACCACCGGCGGCAATGGCCTGCGCGAGATGGTCGCCAAGGTGCTCAAGGAGCCGCAGCACCTGATGCTCAACAGCGTCAGCCAGCTCAACGAAGGTACGCGTCAGCAGATCATCACGGCCGACCACAACTACCACAAGGAACAGCTGATCGACTGGCTGCTGGCCAACGAGACCTACGACAAGGCCATCGTCTTCACCAACACCCGTGTGCAGGCCGACCGCCTATATGGCAAGTTGGTCGCCGCCGGGGGCAAGGCGTTCGTACTGCACGGTGAGAAGGACCAGAAGGACCGCAAGCTGGCCATCGAGCGCCTGCGTCAGGGGGCTGTTCGCGTGCTGGTCGCCACCGACGTGGCGGCGCGTGGCCTGGATGTCGAAGGTCTGGATTTGGTGATCAACTTCGACATGCCGCGTTCCGGCGACGAATACGTGCACCGTATCGGGCGCACCGGCCGCGCCGGTGGCGAAGGCCTGGCGGTGTCACTGATCTGCCATACTGACTGGAACCTGATGTCGAGCATCGAACGCTACCTCAAGCAGCGTTTCGAGCGTCGCACCATCAAGGAGCTGAAAGGCGTCTATCAGGGGCCGAAAAACCTTAAGGCGTCCGGCAAGGCCGCTGGCAGCAAGAAGAAAAAAGCCGAGAAGAAGGACCCGAAGAAAGCCGCCGCGCCCAAGCGCAAGACCGGCCCACGTCCGGCTGGCAAACCTTCTGCGTTGGTCAGCGCCGATGGCAGCGCGCCGCTCAAGCGCAAGAAGCCGGCTGCGGAGTAA
- a CDS encoding carboxylate/amino acid/amine transporter, producing the protein MRYLLIVTLLWAFSFSLIGEYLAGRVDSYFAVLTRIVIAGLLFVPLTRWRGHAPAFVRGMLLIGALQFGITYVCLYLSFSVLTVPEVLLFTILTPLHVTLIEDALNRRFNPWALAAAQVAVLGAGIIRYDGISSGFMLGFLLLQVANFTFAAGQVLYKHLLLRHPSSEPQYRRFGFFYLGALLIALPAFLLLGNGERLPSSALQWSVLMWLGVVASGLGLYWWNKGASLVDGGTLAVMNNALVPAGLLVNLLIWNHDADLLRLTLGGAVIAASLPLLRLGRHKPVEVR; encoded by the coding sequence GTGCGATATCTGCTGATAGTGACCCTGCTGTGGGCCTTTTCCTTCAGCCTGATCGGTGAGTACCTGGCTGGTCGGGTCGACAGCTACTTCGCGGTGCTGACGCGTATCGTCATCGCCGGGCTGCTGTTCGTGCCACTGACCCGCTGGCGTGGTCACGCACCGGCGTTCGTGCGTGGCATGTTACTGATCGGAGCGCTGCAGTTCGGCATCACCTATGTCTGCCTGTACCTCAGCTTCTCGGTGCTGACAGTGCCGGAAGTGCTGCTGTTCACCATCCTCACGCCGCTGCACGTGACACTGATCGAGGATGCGCTGAATCGCAGGTTCAACCCCTGGGCACTGGCAGCTGCACAGGTGGCAGTGCTGGGCGCCGGGATCATTCGCTACGACGGCATCAGCAGTGGCTTCATGCTGGGCTTCCTGCTGCTGCAGGTGGCCAACTTCACCTTTGCGGCAGGGCAGGTGCTGTACAAGCATTTGCTGCTCCGGCACCCCTCCAGCGAGCCGCAGTACAGGCGTTTCGGTTTCTTCTACCTGGGTGCGCTGTTGATAGCGCTGCCGGCCTTCCTGCTGCTGGGCAATGGTGAGCGCCTGCCGAGCTCTGCATTGCAATGGAGCGTACTGATGTGGCTCGGTGTGGTGGCATCCGGCCTGGGTTTGTACTGGTGGAACAAGGGCGCCAGTCTGGTCGATGGTGGCACGCTGGCTGTGATGAATAACGCGCTGGTACCGGCGGGGCTGCTGGTCAATCTACTGATCTGGAATCACGATGCCGATCTGCTGCGTCTGACCCTGGGTGGTGCGGTGATCGCTGCCTCGCTGCCATTGCTCAGGCTGGGTCGCCATAAGCCTGTCGAGGTGCGCTGA